The following nucleotide sequence is from Sphingomonas panacisoli.
GACGAGAACAAGGGCGTCGTGGTGTGGAACAAGACCGCGCCGACCGATCCCAAGAAGCCGTATCTGGGTGATGGCGCGCTCGGCTACGGCGTCGACGACGAGGGGCCGTTCGGCGACTATCGCGTCGTCGCGACTGTGACAGACCGCGTTGCCGGCACGACGTTGACCACCGAACAGACGCTGACCATCGCAGCCGGCAAGGCGACACCCGCGAAATCTGGCGAGACCAAGCCGGCCGACCCGGCGCCCGCCAAGCCCGAAGGCCCGGATCTGCCGACGGAGCCGCCCGCGAAGTGACTTGCGCTCGGCGCCGGCAAGCCTAAGTCCGCACTATGACCGACGCCGCGATCGTGATCGACCAGCTCTCCAAAGTTTATGCAGGAGGCAAGCAGGCGCTCGACAACGTCTCGTTCGACGTGCCGCGGGGCAGCATCTTCGGGCTGTTGGGTCCCAACGGCGCCGGTAAGTCGACGCTGATCAACATCCTGGCGGGGCTGGTCAACAAGACCGGCGGCAAGGCGACGATCTGGGGCTTCGATATCGACGAGCATCCCAGGAACGCGAAGGCGTCGATCGGCATCGTCAATCAGGAGATCACCTTCGACCCGTTCTTCACGCCGGTCGAAACCCTCGACATCCAGGCCGGCCTGTACGGTGTGCCCAAGGCCAAGCGCATCTCGATGGAGCTGCTGCGCGCGGTGCATCTCGAGGACAAGGCGAAGGCCTATGCGCGCACGTTGTCGGGCGGGATGAAGCGGCGGTTGATGGTGGCGAAGGCGATGGTCCATTCGCCGCCGGTCCTCGTCCTCGACGAGCCGACCGCTGGGGTCGATGTCGAACTCCGCCAGCAACTGTGGACCTACGTCAAGGAACTCAACGCGCGCGGCGTGACGATCGTGCTGACCACGCACTATCTCGAGGAAGCCGAGCAATTGTGCGACCGCATCGCGATCATCAACCATGGCCGCGTCATCGCCAACGAACCGACCCGCGATCTGGTCGGGATGGCGCAGGAAAAGGTCGTCGCGCTGACGGTGGACCGCGACGTGACCGAACCGCCCACCGCGGCGTGTTTCCAGAAGGTCGAGCTGAAGGGCGAGCGCGTCCTCGAAATCACCTATCGCAAGGATCAGGCGAATGCCGGCCAGGTGCTCGCGGCGGTGCAGGGCGACGGCTACGGCATCGTCGATGTCTCGACCAAGGAGCCCGATCTGGAGGACGTGTTCCTCAACCTGACCCGTTCTTCTCCCCTCCCGCTTGCGGGAGGGGTTGGGGGTGGGCCTGCGTAATGGAATGGCGCGCTCGCGATACGACGCGTGCGCGAGAACTGCGCAATCAGGCGACGCCACAAGAACGCACATTGTGGCGGTACCTAGGTGCGAGCAAATTAGGGCATAAATTCAGCCGCCAAATGCCCATTGGCCCTTTCTTCGCCGACTTTGTCTGTCGCGGTGCAAAACTCGTTGTCGAACTGGATGGATACTCGCACGATCTGTCAGTCGAGGCTGACGCCCGGCGCGACCGCTACATGCAAGAGCAGGGATTTCAGGTGCTCCGGTTCAGCAACGAGGATGTGACCACGAATGTCGAAGGTATCGTGAACACTATCGCCGCCGCACTTGCTAACAGGCCCCCCCCCAGCCCCTCCCGCAAGCGGGAGGGGAGAAGATGACCCACCAATCCGACGTCCTGATCATCGGCTCCGGCGCCGCCGGGCTGACCGCGGCGCTGAACCTCGCCGAGCGGTTCAAAGTCACCGTGCTCGCCAAGGGTGGGCTCGCCGAGGGATCGACCGCCTGGGCGCAGGGCGGGATCGCGGCGGTGCTCGAACCCGGCGACACGTTCGAAAGCCATATCGAGGACACGATGATCGCCGGGGCGGGGCTCAACGACCGTCGCACCGTCGAGTTCGTCGTCGAAGGCGCACCGCGCGCGATCGAGCGGCTGATCGAACTGGGCGTACCGTTCAACAAGGAAGCGGGCGACCTGCATTTGACGCGCGAGGGCGGGCACAGCCATCGCCGCATCGTGCACGTCAACGACGCGACCGGCTGGGCGGTGCAAGAAGCGCTGCTCACCGCCGCGCGCGCGCACGCCAACATCACGCTCGTCCCGGACAAGGTCGTGATCGACCTCGCCACCAGTCGCCATGAGGAACGCTATTCGGGCGCGGGCAATGTTTGGGGCGTCTATGCCGTCGATCGCGCGAGCGGGCGCGTCGAGCTGTTCACCGCCAACGCGACGATCCTGGCGACGGGCGGGGCGGGGCGCACGTACCTGTTCTCGACCGCGCCGCGCGGGGCGACCGGGGACGGCATCGCGATGGCGTGGCGCGCCGGGTGCCGCATCTCGAACATGGAGA
It contains:
- a CDS encoding ABC transporter ATP-binding protein; translation: MTDAAIVIDQLSKVYAGGKQALDNVSFDVPRGSIFGLLGPNGAGKSTLINILAGLVNKTGGKATIWGFDIDEHPRNAKASIGIVNQEITFDPFFTPVETLDIQAGLYGVPKAKRISMELLRAVHLEDKAKAYARTLSGGMKRRLMVAKAMVHSPPVLVLDEPTAGVDVELRQQLWTYVKELNARGVTIVLTTHYLEEAEQLCDRIAIINHGRVIANEPTRDLVGMAQEKVVALTVDRDVTEPPTAACFQKVELKGERVLEITYRKDQANAGQVLAAVQGDGYGIVDVSTKEPDLEDVFLNLTRSSPLPLAGGVGGGPA
- a CDS encoding endonuclease domain-containing protein, with translation MEWRARDTTRARELRNQATPQERTLWRYLGASKLGHKFSRQMPIGPFFADFVCRGAKLVVELDGYSHDLSVEADARRDRYMQEQGFQVLRFSNEDVTTNVEGIVNTIAAALANRPPPSPSRKREGRR